Below is a window of Lacibacter sp. H407 DNA.
AGTGATCTAATTCAAGTACTTTCTAAACAAGATCATGAGGTTATTGGTTTGACACATACTGAAATTGAGATTTCCAATATTGATAGTGTGAATAACACATTGAAGTCAATTAAACCTGATTTCATTATAAATACAGCAGCTTACCATGTTGTTCCTGAAGCGGAAAAATTCCCTCATGAAGCATTTAGGGTTAATGGATCGGGCGTACTTAATCTTGCAAAAATTTGTGCTAGCGAAAACATCAAGCTTGTACATTATAGTACAGACTATGTATTTGATGGACTAAAAAAAACGGCCTATACAGAAATTGACACCCCCAATCCCTTAAATGTTTATGCTAATACCAAATTAGCTGGAGAACATTTTGCACGAAACTATTGCGACTCAGCATACGTAGTTCGTGTATCTGGAATTTATGGTTCAGTTCCATGCAGAGCTAAAGGAGGGAATTTCATCACGACAATGATTAAGCTAGCGAAAGAAAAACCTGAAGTAAGAGTTGTAAGTGATGAAATATTAACACCTACTTCAACTCTTGAAATTGCTAAAAATACCGCTGAACTTATTAAAACAGATGCATTTGGACTATATCACATGACTTGTGAAGGAGAGGTTTCCTGGTATGAGTTTGCAAGAGCAATTTGGGACACATTGGATTTAAAGACCCCTTTATTACCAGCCAGTGTTAGGGATTTTCCGTTAGTTGTTAAAAGACCTTTCTATTCCGTCTTAGAGAACAACAATCTTAATCAATTAAGCATAAATAAGATGCCTACATGGAAACAGGCTCTGACTTCCTTTTTAACAAAGGAATTCAAATAAGATTCCCTTTAATAGCAGATTTTAATTGACTTGAAAATGTCGAATAACGAAATGGAATATACTGGAGAAAGATATGTACCAGAGTTATCTGCTGCAAAAATTAGCTACGAGCATTGGCATCGATACTTTTTTGCCGGCCGTTTTTGCAACCAAAAAAAGGTATTGGATATCGCAAGTGGCGAAGGTTTTGGATCAGCCTTCTTAGCAAAATCAGCCACTTCAGTAATCGGCGTTGACGTGTCTGAAGAAGCGATTAATCATGCAAACGAAAAGTACAGGATTCAGAATTTACAATTCCTGAAATCCAACGCTACACAACTGCCTTTTAATGACAACTTCTTTGATGTTATCGTCTCGTTTGAAACACTTGAGCATATTAACGAAGTGGATCAACAGTTATTTCTTAGCGAAGTTTCAAGAACTATTTGTCAGGATGGCTTATTGATTATCTCAACTCCAAACAAAAAAGTCTATTCAGATGAAGCTAATTACTCAAACCCCTATCATTTAGCTGAATTTTATAGAAAAGATTTTGAACTATTTCTAAGGCAGTTCTTTCCTAATGTTTCATTTTTTGAACAACAAATAATTGGTGGCAGTGAAATATCTAATGGAGATGATACGATATATACTATAGACCATCTTCATATGGGTGCAAATGAATATAAGCCAGGGAGAGCTGATTCTAAAAAAGAAAAAGAATATCTCATTGCAGTCTGTTCTAAAGAAACGCTTCCTTCTCTCCAGGGTAGCATTTTGTTAGATGATGATAATAGCCTTATAAATCAATATCAAAAACCACACTAATTTCTTATTTAAGAAACATTACCCATGTCGATTAATTTTAAGCCGGAAATATTAAAAGCAACAGAGAGCAAAGCAGATTTTGATATTAAATTTCGAAATGAATCGAATTTAACAGCCCAATTATGTGTCTTTTCATCCTATAGTTTTACTGGAGAAATTGATGAATACATTTATTACTATTTGCAGCAATTAAAAAAAGCAGGGTTTTCAATTGCATTTGTATCTACAAGTAAATTATCAAATAAGTGTATTAACATTCTTAGCGAATACGCCTTCCTAATAATTGAAAGAAAAAACACGTGTCCTGATTTTGGATCTTGGAAAATTGCATTGGAAATTCTAAACTTCCCACAGAATTTTGATGCAATTCTGCTGGCAAATGACAGTGTCTTTGGGCCTTTGTATGAGTTGCCTCCAATCATTAAATCCATGAAAAAGCGATTTGACATTTGGGGAATGACAGCAAGCCTTGAAATCGAATACCATTTACAAAGCTATTTTCTATATTTTTCAAAAAAGGTTATTCAAAGCAGTCATTGGAAAAGCTTCTGGCAAAATATCGATACCACACTCACCAAAACACAGGTTATAGGCCTTTATGAAGTGGGGCTCTCGAAGCATTTCTTGTCGGCAAATTTCAGCTTAGGTTCATACACTGATGTTGAAATATTAAGCAAAAGCCATCGTAATGGAGAAAAATACTTGAATCCAACTTTAGGCTTTTGGCGTTTGTTAATTGAACGCTTTGAATTCCCGTTTCTTAAGAGAGAAGTACTCATTAAAGAAGATATTGACAAAATTTACTGGCAAAGAGGATTATATGTTAACACAGGAAATTGGAAGAGTATAATCAAAAAAAATACAAACTACCCAGTAGAAAAAATTGATTCCTTTTTGAAAGAGTATTACGAAGTAAAAAAAGAAAATAATACAGACTATATCCTTCAAAAACGCAAGTTTTTGTTTCTTACACATAACATTGAAATAGGAGGGGCGCAGCGAGTGCTGCTGAACTTTCTAAAATGGCTGAAAACTAATACTGACATCCCTTTCGAAATTATAGTTTGCAGAGAAGGCCGACATGATTTACTGACAGAATTTTCTACTTTTGGAAATTTGACATTTTTCTACTCACTTTCAAACATTGAAAAAAATAGTATTAAAAACAGGCTTATCAGTGAAAATATTTCTCTGATTTTTTCAAATACTATGGTTAATGGGGAAGCAATGAAGTTTTTGTCATTTCTTGAAGTCCCCAAAATCATTTTTGTTCATGAGCTTTCATATGTGCTCAATCAGTTCTCCTCAATAACAGATAATCTTGATTGGTTTCGTACTGAGGTAGAACACTTTATTTGCTGTGCCGAATCTGTGCAAAAGAACTTAATTAATTTCTTACAACTAGAACCTGCAAAGACAAGTGTTATTAACGAGTTCATTGATATACAAGAAAATGATTTACAGTCTGACAACACAGAAAATTTACGAAAAGAATTAAACATACCGAATGATGCCTTCGTAATAGGCATGTCCGGGACTTTTGAATGGCGGAAATCAGCAGACTTGTTGCCAATTATTGGAATGAGCATCTGTAATAAAGCTGAAAATATTCATATAGTTTGGCTAGGTGCCGATAAAACCTGCCAACTATACAATGACATTTCTTTAGAAATAAACAAAACCAACTTTAAAAGTAAAATCCATTTGATCGAAAAACAACACGACTCTCAACCTTATTTTAAGTTGTTCAATGTTTTTTTAATGATCTCGAGGGAGGACCCTTTCCCACTTGTAAACCTTGAAAGTGGTGCTATGGGAACACCCGTTATCTGTTTTGAAAATACAGGTGGTTCTGAGGAATATGTGAAGCTTGGCACTGGTCACTCCGTTCCATATCTAGATATTCCTTCGTTGGTATCTAAAGTAATGGACTATTACCAAAATCCACATTTGTTGAAAAATGAAAGATCAAAAATTTCCTCAATCGTAAAACAAAACTTTTCAACTGAAATTCTGGCTCCAAAAGTTTTGAACGTTATTTCAAAAGAGTATGATATTACTGAGCTTGCACTTATAAAAGAACCATCTGTAACAATTCTTACACATATCTTTTTCGATCATACCTGGGAGGAAATAAAAACAAGTATCAGGCATTTCGACAGAGGTAATAATCATTTTTTATTTAGCATCAGTGAGGTCTGTATAAATAAGGATGCGATTATTTCTGACATAAAAAGAACTTTTAGAAACTCATACGTTATTGTTACCTCAAACGTTGGCCGTGACATTGGAAGTAAGTTTGCACTCATCGAATTATACTTAATGCTTGGCATTAATAGTAGTTACTTGATCTTTCTGCATGACAAGCAGAGCCTCCATACATTGGTTGGTGATTCTTGGAAGAAAAATCTTTTTAAAATATTAGACCCCAACAACTATAGAAGTATTATATCCCTTTTTGAAACCGAAAACGCAGGCATCATAGGTGCAAAAGAGCATTTCATTAATGAATATAATCCGCAAACAGAAACGTTTAGACATAATAATGATCTTTCAAAGGAGTACCTGAAAAATTACAAAATTCAAATTAATGACTATGAATATATTTCAGGTACGATTTATTGGTTAAAATCTTCGATAATAAAAGATTTCTTTACCACGCATAATCCAATTAACCTTCGACATGAACTCGAATCAGGCAACGTTCTTGATGAGAAGGTTAGCACGAAAGTTCATACGTGGGAACGTATGTTTTGTTGGATTACAAAAAATTCAGGACACACTATAAAAGGCATTTAATTAATATGGTATCAAACTACCTTTTTTTTATTGAGCAACCGATTGAATTTCTTTTATCCGAACATAAAAAGGAAAAAAAAGAATATATATTCCCAATTACAAAGGACCTCCTTTCCGATAAAGCATTCTTGTTTAAAAAGTTATACAACTCAGAAACAAGATTTTGTTTCTGTATAACTAAAGACATTTTAAATCCCAGCGTTATAACCAAAGAATACCTAGTTAGCTTTCTGGTGCTTTTTGCGTTTTTACCAAATTATGCACGATATAGGCAAAACTATTTATTCTTTTTTGATGAAGAAGTGTCTTCAGAAAGAGAGTTTCGGCGGCAAAAAGAAGAATTGCTGAATACGCTCCGCTTGCAGGGCATCAAAAACATTATTACAACGGATCTTGATAAAAAGAAACGAGTAGTAAATGCTGATAAAAAAAGCTTATGTATTACTAATGAAGCATTTAGCCAATATATTACATCATCGGATAAAGGAATTGTTTCGCAAGACTTAATAAAGAAAATCATATCGCCTGACAGCATAGAAAAAAAATGGATAATTCATATTGAATCATCATCTGACTATACCACTAAGAATCAACTAGCCGATCACTTTTCTTCTTTGGTTTCACAGATAAATCCTGTTGTATTTAAGTTATTATCCTTGTATGAAAACGCTGATGATCTTAAAGCCAAATTCGAATTTGAAAAAAGCGCATTACAAATCAAACTAGATAATACCAATGACAACTTGAAAGTTTTACGTAACAATTCTTTGTGGTATGTTTATGAATATGACAAGGTTATTCGTGAAATCGATCATCTAAGAAGGCATGTAGAAAATAATGGGAGTACTCCAGCTTTTGTGCATGTAGAAGCGCCAATAATTGCGAATGATTTCAACCAAAACTCCTTTGAATTAAAAACCAGGCTTGATGAGGTAGTAAAAAACAGAGATACGATTCTTGAGTGGTATATGAAAGAATACGAGGTACTACCAGTTTGGTATAAAAGAGTTGGTCATTTAATAAAAGCTGCAACCGGGAAAAGAACATTCAAATCTCTATTTACTAAGTAATTATTTATTGGAAATACTCATGACCAGAGAAGAAAAACTTTTGTATAAGATTGACAAAACCTTGCTTGGTGTTGAAATTGGCCCAAGCCATAACCCTATTGCTCCAAAAAAATCTGGATTCAACGTTCATATCATTGATCATATGAACAAAGACGAACTTATTAAAAAATACAAAGATCACAATGTAGATCTTTCGAATATTGAGGAAGTAGATTTTGTATGGAAAGGGGAATCATATTCTGAGTTAACCAGAAGAAGTAAATCCTACTCTTGGATACTGGCATCGCATGTAATTGAGCATACGCCAGATATTATATCATTCCTAAACGAATGTGATGCGATTTTAAAAGAAAACGGGGTCTTGTCCCTTGCCATTCCCGATGTTCGATATTGCTTCGACTATTTTCGGCCTATTACCGGCGTTTCTAAAGTAATAGATGCCTATTTGCACAAAAACAAAATCCACACTCCCGGTACAGCAGCTGAATATTTTCTGAATTTTGCAAAAAGAGATGGGAATATTTCTTGGTTTGAGGGATATAGAGGAGAATTAGCACTCGAATTCTCAATAGAGGATGCCTACAATCAGATGAATGCAGTGATAAGAGATAAAATATACCTTGATTTACATTCATGGTGTTTTACTCCAACATCATTCAGGCTTTTAATACAAGACTTGAATTCGCTTGGTCTAATTAATCTTAAAGAGGTGTCCTTCTTTCCCTCGGAAGGATGTGAGTTTTTTATCAAACTTAGCAGAGAAGGAACGGGATATTTAACAAATCGGATAGACGCACTTAAGACAATAAAAGCAGAATTATCAATTTAGATAACTACAACTATTGTACATTATAAAAACTTCATACTTTGAAATGCGAAATAAAATTTCTGCATTTGACATAAAATACATTTAATGCAAAGTCATTCTAAAATATGCTTATTTGTACACTACAATCGTCGAAGTGAAATATCTGACTATGTATTAATTTTCTTAAAGTCACTTTCTACATTACACTATAGAATACTGCTTTTGTCAAATTCCGAGATTTCTGAGCACAGTAGAACAAGGGTTGAAAAGGAAATACCTAACTGCCGTTTTTTTTTGCGGGAAAATAAAGGCGCTGATTTTGGTGCATGGAGCTGGGCATTTGCAAACAATCTTATACCAAAAGATACAGACTATCTACTATTAGCTAATGACAGTGTCATTGGCCCTTTTTTCAATTTAGCCTACCACTTTGAATCCATGTACAAGGACGATCAATCTGATTTTTGGGGATTAACTGACAACTTTCAAGGGGCATGGCATATACAATCGTATTTTTTACTGTTGAATAGGCAGGTTTTACAATCGCATGCCTTCCAAAAAGTATTCTCTCAGAATTTTAATAATAAAACAAAGCTTGAAATTATTAAGGATGGTGAAGTAAGGCTAAGTCAGGAATTGATTGCTGCAGGGTTTAAAGGGAGGGCTTTGTTTCCTTATGAAGATCTCGATTCTGAAAAAGACAGTGTGTTTAGTCAGAATTCAACTCATTTCTATTGGGATACGCTAATAACCAAATTTAAATACCCATTTCTAAAACGTGACCTGCTGCTACAAAATCCTGAAAACATTCGCAATCTAAACTCAGTATTTCACGTAGTTCGGAAAGTTTCCGATTTCAATACAGAATTGATAAAATCAGTTATAGTAAATAGTTTAGAGCCCACATCGCCAGTCACAGTACCGGATAAAAAAATCAGTATATTATGTCATCTTTATTATCCTCATAGTATCTATTACTTCCTTTCAAAGCTCTCTATCTTAAAATCGTTTAAAGCCGATTTTTATTTTAACCTTTCAGATGGATTAATGTATGACGAAGATTTTATAGATGTCCTTACCCGATCTTTCTCAGGATCAGTAATTTTACACACTCCAAACAAAGGACGGGACATCGGGGGGAAGTTTGCTCTGATTGATGCAATGTTAAAGTCCGAAAACAAAACAGATTATACTTTAATCATTCATGATAAGCTTAGCCCGCACACACCAACAGGAAAAACCTGGCGAGATAAACTTTTTAAAGTGATTGAGCCGGAAAGAATTGAGATTGTCCTATCAGAGTTTGAAGCAAATAAAAAAACAGGCATTATAGGCACTAAAGATTTTGTAAAAACTGAATTCAACCCCGATAAAAAAGAATTTGATTGTACAAGTAATGATATCCTCTTACAAAAGCTGAAAGACTATAAGCTTCACCCAAAAGACTTCAACTTCATTGCAGGCACCATTTTTTGGATACGAAGTTCAGTTTTAGAATCATTCTTTACCGAACACAAGCCTCTTGCGATCAGAAAAGATTTTGAAACTGGCAATGCACTTGACTTTACCAAAGGAACATTAATACATGCATGGGAACGATTATTTACGATGATCTCGACATCACAAGGCTATAAAATTAAAGGCATTTAACGTCATGTATCTACATTCATACTTTCTATACGACATATCAGATGTTAAATGTTCGCTCCATTTAAATCTGCCAAATGAGTATCATTTTTGCTTTAAAATAACTGATCAAAATTTATCCTCACTACCCTTTTTTTACACGCATCTTTTGCATTCATCAATAAAGCCGGGGTTCTGTTTTCATATTGACATTAAAGAAAAAAAAGTGGAAGAGATCAATCAGTTTATTCAGGAATATCTCATTCCTTCTTTTTTTCACTACCAATATAAATACGATAGCTTTTCCTCTCCCTTTATTTTAGCTAGTGCTTCCACAAGTTCAAATGCTCCTTTTCTTTCCATATTAAATTGCGCAGGCAGAGAACAGGGCTTTCCCAATATTTCCCCTCTTACTGTAAAAAAATATCATCTCATTAGTACTCTGAACGCAGATGATAAAACTGTAGTTGAGCATTATGCGAATACACTAATGAAAATAAAAGATTTTAATGAACCGATTTTTTTTCAAATCAATTCTATAGATGAAATATCTCCTTTTCTCTTAAAATTGAATAGAGCTGAAATTATATTGGCAGCTAAACACCATCAGTTAATGCAATTTTTTATAGATTACACCAAACTTTATGAAGACAGAAGGCAATTGTCATTTCAAAATGGTGTTTTAGCCCAGTCATTGGAGTCACTAAGCAAATACGGTTCAGATATTAATGAACCTGGCTCTTTTTATAAAAAGAAAATTGCAGACATTGTTAACTTTTATAAAAATGAATATGAAATTCTTCCTCTTTGGTATAAGCGCCTGGGACATATCCTAAAAGTTATTACAGGCAAACGGACCTTTCGATCACTCTATGATGACAATTCAAAAAAATACAAGCTGTGAAGTACTGGCTACTAACAACAGAATATCCTCCATTCTTTGGAGGAGGTATCAGCACCTACTGTTATCATACAGCAAAAATGCTGGAGCAACAGGCACATACAGTTTCTGTTTTTGTAAACGATGCAACTGCTCTGAATACTACCATCGTTAACGATGGTAGTATCAGGATTATTCGTTTCAACGCTACAGCTACAAAGTCATCTGAATTTCTAGGACATGTTACAAATATCAGTTACGAATTTGCCCACATTTTAAAAGAGTTTATTGAGCAAGAAGGTAAACCAGACATAATAGAATCCCAGGAATACCTTGGCATTGCGTACTATCTTTTACAATTTAAACATCTTGGTTACGCATGGTGCAAAGATGTGCCGGTAATTATTACGATGCATTCTCCATCTTTCCTTTACATGGAGTATAATCACGTTTCTGAATTCAGATACCCAAATTACTGGATCTGTGAAATGGAAAGGTTTTGTTTGCAAGCAGCTGATCATGTTATTTCACCAAGCCAATTTATGATTGATGAGCTTAGCAAAAGGTTCACCCTGAATCATACAAATATTTTTGTTATTCCAAACCCATACACATTTCAGGAACAACAATTTACTATTGATGGCGGGAATGAAATTATTTTTTTTGGCAAACTCACTGTTCAAAAAGGAATACTGCAATTACTATACTACTTTAAGCAACTTTGGGATAACGGTTTTCAAAGACCACTGATCTTAATAGGTGGACAGGATATTGTATACCATCCTGAAGGCTTGTCAATGGGTGCAATCGTTCGAAAAAAGTACAGATCTTATATTAACTCAGGCTTACTTAAACTTGAAGACAGGATTGAACCATCAGCAGTTGAAAAACGTCTGGTAAAAGCAGAAGTTGTCATTGTCCCAAGCAATAACGACAACTTGCCCTATGTTACTGCAGAAATGATGAGTTTAGGAAAAATTGTCCTGGTATCAGAACAGGGTGGGCACCGTGAAGTAGTTGAAAACGCAATAAGTGGTTTTATTTTCGACCATGAAAAAGCAGGCTCATTTCAACAGCAATTAACTACTATCCTTGGACTTGATAAGCAAAAGAAACTGGAGATTGGTAGCAGAGCACAGAAAAGAATCAGCGAATATTTCGGCTATCAAAAAGTTTATGAAAATAAAAAACAAATCATTGATCGTGTTATTCTCCAAAGGAGTTATAAAAAAAAGTTTCCATATATTCGGATTAAACAGGATATTTCAAGAATTGACAATATTCCAAAGGGCAATAAAGAACTATCGGTCGTAGTCCCTTTTTATAATATGGGACGTTTCCTGGATGAAACAATTCGTTCGATCAAAAACAGCTCTTGTAAAGTCCATGAAATTATAATTGTTAACGATGGCAGTACGGAAGAAGAAAGCATTCAAAAACTAAACACTTACAGATCTGAAGCTGGGGTAGTTGTCATTGACACAGTTAACACAGGTGTTGGCGCAGCCAGAAATATAGGAATTAAAGCCGCTAGTGGTGAATATATTGCTGTGCTTGATGCAGATGACATTGTTGAACCCGACTACTACGCAACTGCAGCAAGAATATTGTCAACTTATGAGAATGTACATTTTGTTGGTTGCTGGACCCGCTACTTTGAAAACTCAGATAAAATATGGCCAACATTTTCACCAGAGCCGCCATTAATTTTGTACCACAATCTTATCAATTCCAGTGCACTAGTTTTTAAAAAAGAGAGTATTATAGCAGCAGGTTTATATGATACAAAAATGACTTTTGCAGGCCTTGAAGATTACGCATCAGTTGTCTCCATGCTTGCTTCAGGTTATGGTGGAGTAGTTATACCTGAACCACTATTCCGATATAGGGTTCGTAACAATTCAATGATTCGGGATGTTTCCAAGGACAAGAAAAATCTGCTTGTACAGTACATCAGCAATAAGTTTAGTTCTTTTTACAGTAATTATGGCTACGAGTTGGTTAATCTCTATAATACAAATGGTTCTGGTGTTCAACACGATAACCCCTCGTTAGACTATCATCTTTCTGACAAGATTCCTTTCTTAGGAAAGCATTCGCAAAAAGTTATAAAACTCATAAAGCGAAACAGACATACAAAAAACATTGCTTATCAATTATACCGGTTTCTAAAAAAATAATTATGCTTCTAAAAATTGTAAAAGATTGGGTTAGCAGTAACAATAAACTTGAAAGAATTTGGCTTCTTGCTAAGATTGAGTTTAAATTGAGGTACTATGAAAACAAACTGGGTTTGCTTTGGGCACTACTTAAACCCATCATGGACATTTGTATTTACTATGTTGTTTTTAAAATTGTTATGAAATCCGATGTGCCTGCATTTGCTTCATTTCTTTTTATTGGTCTCATAATCTGGAACTTTTTTGTAGAATCTACATCTGGAACCATACAAATTCTTAATACAAAAAAATACTTGTACGAATACAGTAACATGAATAAGCTGGAGATCTATATTTCTACCTTAATGAGTAATGCAATAGGTTTTTTCTTCAATTTCCTAATGTTTTTACTTTTCTATAATTTTCTTGAAAAAGATTCTGTTGGCATAAGCATTCAGAACATTTGGATAGTTGTAATCTTTCTCAACCTTTTCATTCTTTCACTGGGAGTATCACTTATACTCTCTAATATTTACATTATCGCAAAAGATATTTCGCAAATCTGGCTGGTATTTACAAGCTTTCTTTTTTTCTTATCGCCTATTTTTTACAGCTTAAAAGTATTTAAAGAGGCGTTGCCTTCATTTGATTACGGCAACCCTGTTGCCGGGCTCATTATCAATGCTAGAAAAATAATGATGGAAAAAAGTTCGCCTGATTTCACTCTACTTGTCTGGGATTTGGCCTATGCATTGTTTCTGTTTCTTTTAGGATTAGTAGTATTAAACAAACTTGGTTCAAAAGCTGCTGAAAAACTTTAAATAACAAACTATGGAAAAAGTGATCGCATTGAGCGCAAAAAATATCAGTAAGACATTTGAAATATCAGAGGATAGTCACAATACCGTAAAACACAGATTGTTTAACTTATTCAATCCTCCCAGAAGAAAAAAAATACCTGCGTTAAAAATGACCTCGTTCGAGATCAATAAAGGCGAATGTGTGGGATTGTTAGGACGAAACGGATGTGGCAAATCAACACTCGTAAAATTATTAGCAGGCGTATATCCTACCGATACAGGCTATGTAAAAATAAACGGCAGCACCATGCTCATGAATCTAGGTGTAGGTATGAGCCATGAACTGACTGCAAGGGAAAATATTTATGTGTCGGGTTCTGTATTAGGAATGAAGATCAAAGAGATTGATGCCATCTTTGATACGATCGTTGATTTTGCCGAGCTGCGTGAGTTCATTGATACAAAGATCAAGTATTTCTCATCTGGTATGGTTGCCCGTCTTGGATTCTCTATTGCAGTAAATGCTGGTGCAGACATTATGTTCCTAGATGAAATTTTTGCGGTAGGCGATATGAAGTTCCAGGAAAAAGCGATCAAGGTTTTTGAAAGTTCCTGGATACAAGGAAAAACAGTTGTTCTTGTTAGTCACTCAATGGATACAATCCAGAAATACTGCAGTCGTGCCGGTTTTATGAAAAACGGCGAAATGGTCTACTTCGGCAATACTGAAAAAGCAATCGAACTCTACATGGCCGATAATCAATAATCGGCTATGTATTTCTTTTTGTTGCAGCGATGAAGGAGAAAAAGAAGCTCGTGATCATACAACCAAAGCTTCGGCCAAGATATACTTCGAAGATCATCGAAACGATAAAGGCAGTTACAACAAACAGATCGAACATGTTCTGCCGCTTCAGCACATGAAGAAGCGGTAACAG
It encodes the following:
- a CDS encoding rhamnan synthesis F family protein, which gives rise to MSINFKPEILKATESKADFDIKFRNESNLTAQLCVFSSYSFTGEIDEYIYYYLQQLKKAGFSIAFVSTSKLSNKCINILSEYAFLIIERKNTCPDFGSWKIALEILNFPQNFDAILLANDSVFGPLYELPPIIKSMKKRFDIWGMTASLEIEYHLQSYFLYFSKKVIQSSHWKSFWQNIDTTLTKTQVIGLYEVGLSKHFLSANFSLGSYTDVEILSKSHRNGEKYLNPTLGFWRLLIERFEFPFLKREVLIKEDIDKIYWQRGLYVNTGNWKSIIKKNTNYPVEKIDSFLKEYYEVKKENNTDYILQKRKFLFLTHNIEIGGAQRVLLNFLKWLKTNTDIPFEIIVCREGRHDLLTEFSTFGNLTFFYSLSNIEKNSIKNRLISENISLIFSNTMVNGEAMKFLSFLEVPKIIFVHELSYVLNQFSSITDNLDWFRTEVEHFICCAESVQKNLINFLQLEPAKTSVINEFIDIQENDLQSDNTENLRKELNIPNDAFVIGMSGTFEWRKSADLLPIIGMSICNKAENIHIVWLGADKTCQLYNDISLEINKTNFKSKIHLIEKQHDSQPYFKLFNVFLMISREDPFPLVNLESGAMGTPVICFENTGGSEEYVKLGTGHSVPYLDIPSLVSKVMDYYQNPHLLKNERSKISSIVKQNFSTEILAPKVLNVISKEYDITELALIKEPSVTILTHIFFDHTWEEIKTSIRHFDRGNNHFLFSISEVCINKDAIISDIKRTFRNSYVIVTSNVGRDIGSKFALIELYLMLGINSSYLIFLHDKQSLHTLVGDSWKKNLFKILDPNNYRSIISLFETENAGIIGAKEHFINEYNPQTETFRHNNDLSKEYLKNYKIQINDYEYISGTIYWLKSSIIKDFFTTHNPINLRHELESGNVLDEKVSTKVHTWERMFCWITKNSGHTIKGI
- the rfbD gene encoding dTDP-4-dehydrorhamnose reductase, with the protein product MKIAVIGSNGQLGSDLIQVLSKQDHEVIGLTHTEIEISNIDSVNNTLKSIKPDFIINTAAYHVVPEAEKFPHEAFRVNGSGVLNLAKICASENIKLVHYSTDYVFDGLKKTAYTEIDTPNPLNVYANTKLAGEHFARNYCDSAYVVRVSGIYGSVPCRAKGGNFITTMIKLAKEKPEVRVVSDEILTPTSTLEIAKNTAELIKTDAFGLYHMTCEGEVSWYEFARAIWDTLDLKTPLLPASVRDFPLVVKRPFYSVLENNNLNQLSINKMPTWKQALTSFLTKEFK
- a CDS encoding methyltransferase domain-containing protein, with the protein product MTREEKLLYKIDKTLLGVEIGPSHNPIAPKKSGFNVHIIDHMNKDELIKKYKDHNVDLSNIEEVDFVWKGESYSELTRRSKSYSWILASHVIEHTPDIISFLNECDAILKENGVLSLAIPDVRYCFDYFRPITGVSKVIDAYLHKNKIHTPGTAAEYFLNFAKRDGNISWFEGYRGELALEFSIEDAYNQMNAVIRDKIYLDLHSWCFTPTSFRLLIQDLNSLGLINLKEVSFFPSEGCEFFIKLSREGTGYLTNRIDALKTIKAELSI
- a CDS encoding glycosyltransferase, encoding MKYWLLTTEYPPFFGGGISTYCYHTAKMLEQQAHTVSVFVNDATALNTTIVNDGSIRIIRFNATATKSSEFLGHVTNISYEFAHILKEFIEQEGKPDIIESQEYLGIAYYLLQFKHLGYAWCKDVPVIITMHSPSFLYMEYNHVSEFRYPNYWICEMERFCLQAADHVISPSQFMIDELSKRFTLNHTNIFVIPNPYTFQEQQFTIDGGNEIIFFGKLTVQKGILQLLYYFKQLWDNGFQRPLILIGGQDIVYHPEGLSMGAIVRKKYRSYINSGLLKLEDRIEPSAVEKRLVKAEVVIVPSNNDNLPYVTAEMMSLGKIVLVSEQGGHREVVENAISGFIFDHEKAGSFQQQLTTILGLDKQKKLEIGSRAQKRISEYFGYQKVYENKKQIIDRVILQRSYKKKFPYIRIKQDISRIDNIPKGNKELSVVVPFYNMGRFLDETIRSIKNSSCKVHEIIIVNDGSTEEESIQKLNTYRSEAGVVVIDTVNTGVGAARNIGIKAASGEYIAVLDADDIVEPDYYATAARILSTYENVHFVGCWTRYFENSDKIWPTFSPEPPLILYHNLINSSALVFKKESIIAAGLYDTKMTFAGLEDYASVVSMLASGYGGVVIPEPLFRYRVRNNSMIRDVSKDKKNLLVQYISNKFSSFYSNYGYELVNLYNTNGSGVQHDNPSLDYHLSDKIPFLGKHSQKVIKLIKRNRHTKNIAYQLYRFLKK
- a CDS encoding class I SAM-dependent methyltransferase; this translates as MSNNEMEYTGERYVPELSAAKISYEHWHRYFFAGRFCNQKKVLDIASGEGFGSAFLAKSATSVIGVDVSEEAINHANEKYRIQNLQFLKSNATQLPFNDNFFDVIVSFETLEHINEVDQQLFLSEVSRTICQDGLLIISTPNKKVYSDEANYSNPYHLAEFYRKDFELFLRQFFPNVSFFEQQIIGGSEISNGDDTIYTIDHLHMGANEYKPGRADSKKEKEYLIAVCSKETLPSLQGSILLDDDNSLINQYQKPH
- a CDS encoding rhamnan synthesis F family protein, with protein sequence MQSHSKICLFVHYNRRSEISDYVLIFLKSLSTLHYRILLLSNSEISEHSRTRVEKEIPNCRFFLRENKGADFGAWSWAFANNLIPKDTDYLLLANDSVIGPFFNLAYHFESMYKDDQSDFWGLTDNFQGAWHIQSYFLLLNRQVLQSHAFQKVFSQNFNNKTKLEIIKDGEVRLSQELIAAGFKGRALFPYEDLDSEKDSVFSQNSTHFYWDTLITKFKYPFLKRDLLLQNPENIRNLNSVFHVVRKVSDFNTELIKSVIVNSLEPTSPVTVPDKKISILCHLYYPHSIYYFLSKLSILKSFKADFYFNLSDGLMYDEDFIDVLTRSFSGSVILHTPNKGRDIGGKFALIDAMLKSENKTDYTLIIHDKLSPHTPTGKTWRDKLFKVIEPERIEIVLSEFEANKKTGIIGTKDFVKTEFNPDKKEFDCTSNDILLQKLKDYKLHPKDFNFIAGTIFWIRSSVLESFFTEHKPLAIRKDFETGNALDFTKGTLIHAWERLFTMISTSQGYKIKGI